A single genomic interval of Helianthus annuus cultivar XRQ/B chromosome 6, HanXRQr2.0-SUNRISE, whole genome shotgun sequence harbors:
- the LOC110878907 gene encoding protein O-glucosyltransferase 1 isoform X1, protein MGGLFTRKTLCPRPRFFLVLSLFILVLVILFVVDNLATQTKTIIGHNLEPPPWHEFPAKTFENETKYARASKIIQCSYLSCRSTTNNVRPTFTREAEQCPEFYGWVYHDLEPWSKTRISYATLMEAKKLASLRVVIVGGKLYVDYYYDCVLSRAMFTIWGLLQLLKRYPGSVPDVDLMFDCMDRPYVAKSDHSAMPLPIFRYCTTRDHYDIPFPDWSFWGWVEVNLGPWHEEFQSIKQGSQKTSWKDKLPYAYWKGNPDVNSPAREKLVLCNDTNKWGAQILRQNWGKEVVNGFKNSKLSNQCNHRYKIYAEGYAWSVSLKYILSCGSVPLIINPIYEDFFSRGLFPKENYLPIPPENICPSIKTAVEWGNSHPSEAEAIGKAVQDYMERLNMDRVYDYMYHLITEYAKLLDFKPVRPSTALEECNESLLCYADETHRGFLERSTATPSPSPPCKLPPPNVEMIKKKMEAKNIIINKTQLIF, encoded by the exons ATGGGTGGTTTGTTCACGAGAAAAACCCTTTGCCCACGCCCTCGTTTCTTCCTTGTGCTCTCATTATTTATTCTAGTACTTGTTATTCTGTTTGTG GTGGACAACTTAGCTACGCAGACGAAAACGATCATTGGTCATAACTTGGAACCACCTCCTTGGCATGAATTCCCTGCAAAGACTTTCGAAAACGAAACAAAGTATGCTCGAGCTTCAAAAATCATACAATGCTCCTATCTCTCTTGTAGATCCACAACCAACAATGTCCGGCCAACCTTCACACGCGAAGCAGAACAATGCCCCGAGTTTTACGGATGGGTATACCACGACCTTGAACCTTGGTCCAAAACCCGGATTTCATACGCCACTTTAATGGAAGCCAAGAAGCTTGCTTCTTTGCGCGTTGTAATCGTTGGTGGGAAACTGTATGTGGATTATTACTATGACTGTGTGCTGAGCCGCGCTATGTTTACCATTTGGGGGCTGTTGCAGCTTCTTAAAAGGTATCCGGGAAGCGTCCCGGATGTGGATTTGATGTTTGATTGCATGGACAGACCTTATGTTGCTAAAAGTGATCACTCTGCTATGCCTTTGCCGATTTTTCGCTATTGTACTACGCGTGATCATTATGACATCCCGTTTCCTGATTGGTCTTTCTGGGGTTG GGTAGAAGTTAACTTAGGGCCGTGGCATGAGGAATTTCAAAGCATTAAACAAGGTTCACAAAAGACGAGTTGGAAAGATAAGTTACCGTATGCGTATTGGAAAGGAAATCCGGATGTTAACTCTCCGGCTCGCGAAAAATTGGTCTTATGTAACGACACAAATAAGTGGGGAGCGCAAATATTGCGTCAG AATTGGGGAAAGGAAGTAGTTAATGGGTTCAAGAACTCCAAATTATCTAACCAGTGCAATCATCG GTATAAGATATACGCAGAGGGGTATGCTTGGTCTGTAAGCTTAAAGTATATACTGTCATGTGGTAGTGTTCCGCTTATAATCAACCCGATATACGAGGATTTCTTCAGCCGAGGTCTTTTTCCAAAAGAAAATTACTTGCCTATCCCCCCTGAAAACATATGTCCGTCCATTAAAACTGCGGTCGAGTGGGGGAACTCACATCCATCTgag GCAGAGGCAATAGGAAAAGCGGTGCAAGATTATATGGAACGTTTGAATATGGACCGCGTGTATGATTATATGTATCATTTGATAACTGAGTATGCTAAGCTGCTGGATTTCAAGCCAGTTCGGCCTTCAACTGCTTTAGAAGAATGCAACGAGTCTCTGCTTTGTTACGCTGATGAAACCCATCGTGGATTCCTCGAAAGGTCAACTGCAACCCCCTCACCATCACCTCCTTGCAAACTCCCTCCTCCAAATGTTGAAATGATCAAGAAAAAGATGGAAGCCAAAAACattattataaataaaacccaacttATATTTTAG
- the LOC110878907 gene encoding protein O-glucosyltransferase 1 isoform X2, translating to MFIVGFITNAPPQVDNLATQTKTIIGHNLEPPPWHEFPAKTFENETKYARASKIIQCSYLSCRSTTNNVRPTFTREAEQCPEFYGWVYHDLEPWSKTRISYATLMEAKKLASLRVVIVGGKLYVDYYYDCVLSRAMFTIWGLLQLLKRYPGSVPDVDLMFDCMDRPYVAKSDHSAMPLPIFRYCTTRDHYDIPFPDWSFWGWVEVNLGPWHEEFQSIKQGSQKTSWKDKLPYAYWKGNPDVNSPAREKLVLCNDTNKWGAQILRQNWGKEVVNGFKNSKLSNQCNHRYKIYAEGYAWSVSLKYILSCGSVPLIINPIYEDFFSRGLFPKENYLPIPPENICPSIKTAVEWGNSHPSEAEAIGKAVQDYMERLNMDRVYDYMYHLITEYAKLLDFKPVRPSTALEECNESLLCYADETHRGFLERSTATPSPSPPCKLPPPNVEMIKKKMEAKNIIINKTQLIF from the exons atgttcatTGTTGGGTTCATAACAAATGCCCCGCCTC AGGTGGACAACTTAGCTACGCAGACGAAAACGATCATTGGTCATAACTTGGAACCACCTCCTTGGCATGAATTCCCTGCAAAGACTTTCGAAAACGAAACAAAGTATGCTCGAGCTTCAAAAATCATACAATGCTCCTATCTCTCTTGTAGATCCACAACCAACAATGTCCGGCCAACCTTCACACGCGAAGCAGAACAATGCCCCGAGTTTTACGGATGGGTATACCACGACCTTGAACCTTGGTCCAAAACCCGGATTTCATACGCCACTTTAATGGAAGCCAAGAAGCTTGCTTCTTTGCGCGTTGTAATCGTTGGTGGGAAACTGTATGTGGATTATTACTATGACTGTGTGCTGAGCCGCGCTATGTTTACCATTTGGGGGCTGTTGCAGCTTCTTAAAAGGTATCCGGGAAGCGTCCCGGATGTGGATTTGATGTTTGATTGCATGGACAGACCTTATGTTGCTAAAAGTGATCACTCTGCTATGCCTTTGCCGATTTTTCGCTATTGTACTACGCGTGATCATTATGACATCCCGTTTCCTGATTGGTCTTTCTGGGGTTG GGTAGAAGTTAACTTAGGGCCGTGGCATGAGGAATTTCAAAGCATTAAACAAGGTTCACAAAAGACGAGTTGGAAAGATAAGTTACCGTATGCGTATTGGAAAGGAAATCCGGATGTTAACTCTCCGGCTCGCGAAAAATTGGTCTTATGTAACGACACAAATAAGTGGGGAGCGCAAATATTGCGTCAG AATTGGGGAAAGGAAGTAGTTAATGGGTTCAAGAACTCCAAATTATCTAACCAGTGCAATCATCG GTATAAGATATACGCAGAGGGGTATGCTTGGTCTGTAAGCTTAAAGTATATACTGTCATGTGGTAGTGTTCCGCTTATAATCAACCCGATATACGAGGATTTCTTCAGCCGAGGTCTTTTTCCAAAAGAAAATTACTTGCCTATCCCCCCTGAAAACATATGTCCGTCCATTAAAACTGCGGTCGAGTGGGGGAACTCACATCCATCTgag GCAGAGGCAATAGGAAAAGCGGTGCAAGATTATATGGAACGTTTGAATATGGACCGCGTGTATGATTATATGTATCATTTGATAACTGAGTATGCTAAGCTGCTGGATTTCAAGCCAGTTCGGCCTTCAACTGCTTTAGAAGAATGCAACGAGTCTCTGCTTTGTTACGCTGATGAAACCCATCGTGGATTCCTCGAAAGGTCAACTGCAACCCCCTCACCATCACCTCCTTGCAAACTCCCTCCTCCAAATGTTGAAATGATCAAGAAAAAGATGGAAGCCAAAAACattattataaataaaacccaacttATATTTTAG
- the LOC110878908 gene encoding phosphoinositide phospholipase C 4 — MVMGNYRVCYCFIRKFKATQPDPPADVISAFNKYSGDGIRMTADQLRRFLEDNHGGDDADLLSDAERIVDQIVSKRKLLERSISRRSLSLEDFHDFLFSTELNPPIRSQVHQDMTAPLSHYFIYTGHNSYLTGNQLSSSSSEKPIIKALKRGVRVIELDLWPNSSKDDIHVLHGRTLTSPVNLMECLKAIKEYAFVASPYPVIITFEDHLTSDLQAKVAKMVTETFGSMLFSPESDNLEELPTPENLKNRILISTKPPKECVEAEDVKCSSSEKRQVFYVDDGDDAWSEDGSSKSGSDCSDQDVETEDLLKGNKPSSSPVYKKLIAIHAGKPKKGLKDALKVEKDKVRRLSLAEQALEKAAENHGQDVVRFTEKNILRIYPKGTRITSSNYKPLICWLHGAQMVAFNMQGYGRSLWLMHGMFRANGNCGYVKKPDFLMSKNEVFDPKAKLPPKTSLKVKIYMGDGWHLDFKKSHFDKYSPPDFYTRVGIAGASVDNIMKRTKIKDDSWTPVWNEEFTFPLAVPELALLRIEVHDSNVPEKDTFAGQLCLPVSELRPGIRAIPLCNRKGDQYASARLLMRFEFI; from the exons ATGGTGATGGGGAACTACAGAGTATGCTATTGTTTCATCAGAAAATTCAAAGCAACACAGCCTGATCCACCGGCTGACGTCATATCAGCGTTCAACAAGTATTCCGGCGACGGAATTCGCATGACGGCAGATCAGCTCCGGCGCTTTCTGGAGGATAATCACGGCGGAGATGACGCCGATTTGCTTTCCGATGCTGAAAGGATTGTTGATCAGATAGTTAGCAAGCGGAAGCTTCTAGAAAGGTCGATTAGCAGGAGATCTCTCTCGTTGGAAGATTTTCATGATTTTTTGTTCAGTACTGAGCTTAATCCGCCGATTAGATCTCAG GTTCACCAGGATATGACTGCTCCCTTGTCTCATTACTTTATATACACCGGCCACAATTCATACTTGACTGGGAACCAATTAAGTAGTAGTTCTAGTGAAAAACCGATCATCAAAGCACTTAAACGAGGCGTGAGAGTCATTGAACTTGATCTATGGCCTAACTCATCAAAAGATGATATTCATGTTCTTCATGGAAG GACCCTGACAAGCCCAGTAAACCTCATGGAGTGTTTAAAAGCAATCAAAGAGTATGCATTTGTGGCTTCTCCTTATCCAGTCATCATAACATTTGAAGATCACCTTACATCTGATCTTCAAGCCAAAGTAGCTAAG ATGGTCACTGAAACATTTGGGTCGATGCTATTTTCCCCAGAATCAGATAACCTTGAAGAACTCCCGACACCTGAAAACTTGAAAAATCGAATCCTGATTTCAACAAAACCTCCAAAAGAGTGCGTTGAAGCCGAAGATGTTAAATGTAGTAGTTCAGAAAAGAGACAGGTTTTTTATGTTGATGACGGTGATGATGCTTGGAGTGAAGACGGAAGTTCTAAG TCTGGAAGTGACTGCAGTGACCAAGATGTTGAGACTGAAGATTTGTTAAAGGGAAATAAACCCTCTTCGTCTCCTGTTTACAAGAAGCTAATTGCGATTCATGCTGGCAAACCCAAAAAAGGATTAAAGGATGCACTTAAAGTTGAAAAGGACAAAGTTAGACGCCTAAGTTTGGCAGAACAAGCACTTGAAAAGGCTGCAGAAAATCATGGACAGGATGTGGTGAG GTTCACAGAGAAGAATATTCTTAGGATTTATCCCAAAGGAACTCGTATTACGTCCTCCAATTACAAGCCGCTAATTTGTTGGCTACATGGAGCTCAGATGGTTGCATTTAATATGCAG GGATATGGTAGATCACTCTGGTTAATGCATGGAATGTTCAGAGCTAACGGGAATTGTGGTTATGTGAAAAAACCGGATTTTTTGATGTCTAAGAATGAGGTGTTTGATCCAAAAGCAAAGCTTCCACCCAAGACATCCTTAAAG GTGAAAATTTATATGGGCGATGGATGGCATTTGGAttttaagaaatctcatttcgATAAATACTCCCCTCCAGATTTCTACACCAGGGTTGGTATTGCTGGAGCGTCTGTTGATAACATTATGAAAAGGACCAAGATTAAGGACGACAGCTGGACACCTGTCTGGAATGAAGAGTTTACATTTCCATTAGCCGTTCCAGAGTTAGCTTTACTAAGAATTGAAGTGCATGATAGCAACGTGCCTGAAAAAGATACGTTTGCTGGCCAACTGTGCCTGCCTGTTTCAGAGTTGAGGCCAGGAATCCGTGCAATCCCACTATGTAACCGCAAAGGTGATCAATATGCATCAGCAAGGTTACTCATGCGGTTTGAGTTCATATAA
- the LOC110878909 gene encoding phosphoinositide phospholipase C 2 has product MQPFEVFGCFLRHFRPKRDVLPDDIKQVINNYSENGKMNVRNLNDFLKEMQGQSDEDPHAIFEKAKHHNLLHHKGLDLLQFLFSDFNHPLSPILDDMKSPISHYYIYTSHNTYLTGNQFTSDSSVRPIIRALQKGVRGIELDLWPNSTNTDVNVCHGRTLTSSVKLRKCLNVIKEYAFYSSDYPVIITFEDHLNRSLRAKVAIMVKNTFGDMLVQPKKDSKLTKLPSPADLKRKIVISTKPPNESMESETNTPQKNVSFATSFNCFQSKDDSDENSKHEEIEMQGEVPEYRDLIAIHAVKHQGDLQDSLRVDPNNVRRLSLSEQELVEACKEHGHQIERFTQNNILRVYPKGTRLDSSNYNAYHGWKHGAQMVAFNMQGYGKNLWLMQGMFRANKGCGYVKKPKFLCEGDPTFYPHEVKKILKVKVYMGEGWHLEFHHAHFDYCSPPDFYAKVGIAGYEEDKTPRMYKTKSIEDDWWPIWDEVFEFPIRVPELALLRIEVKDNDTTKKHEFGGQTCLPVSELRSGIRCVPLYNRKGEKYKFIKLLMHFEFTVPISDT; this is encoded by the exons ATGCAACCTTTTGAAGTATTTGGTTGTTTCTTGAGACATTTTAGGCCAAAAAGGGATGTGCTTCCAGATGATATCAAACAAGTGATTAATAACTATTCGGAAAATGGTAAGATGAACGTTAGAAATCTTAATGATTTCTTGAAAGAAATGCAAGGACAATCTGATGAAGACCCTCATGCCATATTTGAAAAAGCAAAGCATCACAATCTCCTGCACCACAAAGGCCTCGATCTCCTTCAATTTCTCTTTAGCGATTTCAATCACCCTCTTAGT CCCATTCTTGATGACATGAAATCTCCAATTTctcattattatatatatacCAGCCACAATACTTACTTAACTGGTAACCAGTTCACAAGTGACAGCAGTGTTAGGCCTATCATAAGGGCTCTACAGAAAGGTGTAAGAGGTATTGAGCTGGATCTCTGGCCCAATTCAACCAACACTGATGTAAATGTTTGTCATGGAAG GACTCTGACCTCCTCTGTTAAACTAAGGAAATGTTTGAACGTTATCAAGGAGTATGCATTCTATTCTTCGGACTATCCAGTTATTATCACTTTTGAAGATCATCTCAACAGAAGTCTACGGGCCAAAGTGGCTATT ATGGTCAAAAACACATTTGGAGATATGCTGGTTCAACCAAAAAAAGATTCTAAACTTACCAAACTTCCTTCACCTGCCGATCTAAAACGAAAGATTGTCATCTCAACAAAGCCACCAAATGAGTCAATGGAGTCAGAGACTAATACACCTCAAAAG AATGTATCGTTTGCTACAAGTTTCAACTGCTTCCAAAGCAAAGATGATTCCGATGAAAACAGTAAGCATGAGGAGATAGAAATGCAGGGTGAAGTCCCTGAATACAGGGATTTAATCGCTATCCATGCGGTCAAACATCAAGGAGACTTGCAGGATTCGCTACGTGTTGACCCAAATAACGTCAGACGTCTTAGCTTGAGTGAACAAGAGCTTGTAGAAGCTTGCAAAGAACATGGACACCAGATTGAGAG ATTTACGCAGAATAATATACTGAGGGTGTACCCAAAGGGGACACGTCTTGATTCGTCTAATTACAATGCATATCATGGTTGGAAGCATGGAGCACAAATGGTTGCGTTTAACATGCAG GGATACGGAAAGAATCTGTGGTTGATGCAAGGTATGTTCAGAGCCAACAAGGGTTGTGGCTATGTCAAGAAACCGAAGTTTTTATGTGAGGGTGATCCAACATTTTATCCTCATGAAGTCAAGAAAATTTTGAAG GTTAAAGTTTACATGGGAGAAGGATGGCATTTGGAGTTTCATCATGCTCACTTTGATTACTGTTCCCCACCAGACTTCTATGCAAAA GTGGGAATTGCTGGATATGAGGAAGATAAAACTCCAAGAATGTATAAGACTAAGTCCATTGAGGATGATTGGTGGCCGATATGGGATGAGGTGtttgaatttccaataagagTCCCAGAATTGGCTTTGTTAAGGATTGAGGTTAAAGATAATGATACTACAAAGAAACACGAGTTCGGAGGCCAAACTTGCCTGCCTGTTTCCGAGTTGAGATCTGGCATACGTTGCGTCCCTTTGTACAATAGAAAAGGCGAAAAGTACAAGTTCATAAAGCTTCTCATGCACTTTGAATTCACAGTTCCCATTAGTGATACTTAG
- the LOC110878910 gene encoding omega-3 fatty acid desaturase, endoplasmic reticulum, which translates to MAIPSANGRKIQEDEGVAIVNGGEEDDMGFDPSAPPPFRVAEIRAAIPKHCWVKNSWRSLAYVLRDILVISSLVALAVYLKNFTWVFWPLYWVAQGTMFWALFVLGHDCGHGSFSNSSTLNNIVGHFLHSSILVPYHGWRISHRTHHQNHGHVENDESWVPIPEKTYKGLDAKTKFFRFKIPFPMFAYPLYLMKRSPGKSGSHFNPYSELFSPDERHYIVTSTICWGVMVVLLVYLANLVGPLLLFNLYGVPYFIFIAWLDIVTYLHHHGYEQKLPWYRGKEWNYLRGGLTTVDRDYGLLNNIHHDIGTHVIHHLFPQIPHYHLIEATKAAKPVLGKYYREPKKSGLIPVHLINNLTRSIRQDHFVSDVGDIVYYQTDDDMIGKKRQ; encoded by the exons ATGGCTATTCCATCTGCAAATGGAAGAAAGATTCAAGAAGATGAAGGGGTGGCTATTGTTAATGGAGGTGAGGAAGATGATATGGGATTTGACCCTTCTGCCCCTCCTCCATTCAGGGTGGCTGAGATCAGAGCTGCCATCCCTAAACATTGTTGGGTCAAGAATTCATGGAGGTCATTGGCATATGTCCTTAGggacattttggtcatttcctctTTGGTTGCTCTTGCTGTGTACTTGAAGAACTTTACTTGGGTTTTCTGGCCACTCTATTGGGTTGCTCAAGGCACAATGTTTTGGGCACTCTTTGTTCTTGGTCATGATTG TGGACATGGAAGTTTTTCCAACAGTTCAACCCTTAACAATATTGTGGGGCACTTTTTGCATTCTTCAATTCTTGTACCTTACCATGGCTG GCGAATAAGTCATAGGACACACCATCAGAACCATGGGCATGTGGAGAACGATGAATCATGGGTTCCG ATTCCTGAGAAGACATACAAGGGGTTAGATGCTAAAACAAAGTTCTTTAGATTCAAAATCCCTTTCCCGATGTTCGCGTATCCACTTTACCTC ATGAAGAGGAGCCCGGGGAAGAGTGGATCACATTTCAACCCCTATAGCGAGTTATTCTCACCGGATGAGAGACATTATATTGTGACATCTACCATATGTTGGGGAGTAATGGTTGTTTTGCTTGTCTATTTGGCCAATCTTGTAGGACCACTCCTCTTGTTCAACCTTTATGGCGTTCCTTATTTC ATTTTTATAGCTTGGTTGGATATAGTAACATATTTGCATCACCATGGTTACGAGCAGAAGCTTCCTTGGTACCGTGGCAAG GAATGGAATTATTTAAGGGGAGGGCTTACGACAGTAGATCGCGATTATGGATTACTTAACAACATTCACCATGACATCGGCACTCATGTCATTCATCACCTCTTCCCTCAAATCCCGCATTACCATTTAATCGAAGCT ACAAAGGCAGCTAAGCCAGTGCTCGGGAAGTACTATCGAGAGCCTAAAAAGTCTGGATTGATACCGGTACATTTGATAAATAACTTGACGAGAAGCATTCGACAAGACCATTTTGTTAGTGACGTTGGTGATATTGTTTACTATCAAACGGACGATGATATGATTGGAAAAAAGAGACAATGA